From one Helicoverpa zea isolate HzStark_Cry1AcR chromosome 10, ilHelZeax1.1, whole genome shotgun sequence genomic stretch:
- the LOC124633646 gene encoding 5'-3' exonuclease PLD3-like isoform X3, whose translation MTVLESGSVGNASSSDEELEQWEQIFMMRDENGNSYNDKRKKRSIWCRPSCIPVSIVIVLIVLVVLVPLLDQPNIVHMNATIAAVSLHCSDECRLSLVESIPEGHMYPPNVTHLPTKNVWLDLIDEAQTRIEIASFYWTLRYNEEYPYNSSIEGEQVFQALYAAGSKRNIDLKIAQNWPSKNFPNVDTEYLVKKKAAQVRSLNFSKLLGNGILHTKFWIIDRKHFYIGSANMDWRALTQVKELGIVAFNCSCLAEDLGKVFDVYWSLGTPDAVVPDSWPSKLNTDINMEHPVNISDAQHNYGAYITSSPPPLSPQGRTDDSNAIVSIIESAEEFVYISVMEYEPMCTFTHKLSFWPKIDDAIRKAALENKVKVKLLISWWKHSAPSEDYFLRSLTDLSQAYPRVDLQVKRFVVPSTPEQDKIPFGRVNHNKYMVTDRTAYIGTSNWSGDYFISTAGVAFVFQDQTHDGSFQNLTRDIRKDLQEVFERDWNSPYAVPLRRL comes from the exons atg ACTGTGCTAGAATCTGGGAGTGTGGGGAACGCGTCGTCGTCTGATGAAGAATTGGAGCAGTGGGAACAGATATTCATGATGCGAGATGAAAATGGAAATAGTTATAATGACAA AAGAAAAAAACGCAGTATATGGTGTCGTCCATCATGCATCCCAGTTTCCATAGTAATAGTTCTAATAGTGTTGGTCGTGTTGGTACCTCTGCTCGACCAACCCAACATTGTGCATATGAACGCCACCATCGCTGCAGTTTCTTTACATTGCTCAGATGAGTGTAG gttATCATTAGTTGAAAGTATACCGGAGGGGCATATGTACCCTCCCAATGTGACGCATTTACCTACGAAAAATGTGTGGTTAGACTTGATAGATGAAGCTCAAACCAGGATAGAAATAGCGTCGTTTTATTGGACTCTTAGATATAATGAAGAATATCCTTATAATTCCTCTATAGAG ggTGAGCAAGTGTTCCAAGCATTATATGCTGCCGGGTCAAAAAGaaatatagatttaaaaatTGCTCAAAATTGGCCCAGTAAAAATTTTCCTAATGTAGATACAGAATATTTAGTTAAGAAGAAAGCTGCACAG GTGCGGAGTTTAAACTTTTCAAAGTTACTAGGCAATGGGATTCTCCATACAAAGTTTTGGATCATCGATAGAAAACACTTCTACATCGGTAGTGCAAACATGGACTGGCGTGCGCTTACGCAG gtgAAGGAGTTGGGTATAGTCGCGTTCAACTGTTCCTGCCTAGCAGAGGACTTGGGGAAAGTCTTTGAT GTTTACTGGAGCTTGGGCACTCCAGATGCGGTGGTACCGGACAGCTGGCCTTCGAAGCTGAACACTGACATCAACATGGAACACCCTGTGAACATATCCGACGCGCAACACAACTATGGCGCTTATATCACT AGTTCGCCGCCGCCGCTAAGTCCGCAGGGTCGCACGGATGACTCGAACGCGATCGTGTCCATCATCGAGTCGGCGGAGGAGTTTGTCTACATCTCGGTTATGGAGTACGAGCCTATGTGTACCTTCACGCATAAGCTGTC ATTTTGGCCTAAAATAGACGACGCGATCCGCAAGGCGGCTCTAGAGAACAAAGTGAAGGTAAAGCTACTGATCAGCTGGTGGAAACACTCGGCGCCCTCAGAGGACTACTTCCTCCGCTCACTCACCGACCTGTCGCAGGCTTACCCCAGAGTTGATCTACAAGTG AAACGCTTCGTAGTCCCATCAACACCAGAACAAGACAAGATTCCTTTCGGGCGAGTGAACCACAATAAATACATGGTGACTGACCGTACTGCATACATTGGCACATCCAACTGGTCCGGAGATTACTTCATAAGTACCGCCGGCGTCGCCTTCGTATTCCAAGACCAGACTCATGATGGAAGCTTCCAGAATCTTACGAGAGACATAAGGAAAGATCTTCAAGAAGTCTTCGAAAGAGACTGGAACTCTCCCTACGCGGTCCCCTTAAGACGGTTATAG
- the LOC124633646 gene encoding 5'-3' exonuclease PLD3-like isoform X2 produces MGYLISFVKYLLEYFKTVLESGSVGNASSSDEELEQWEQIFMMRDENGNSYNDKRKKRSIWCRPSCIPVSIVIVLIVLVVLVPLLDQPNIVHMNATIAAVSLHCSDECRLSLVESIPEGHMYPPNVTHLPTKNVWLDLIDEAQTRIEIASFYWTLRYNEEYPYNSSIEGEQVFQALYAAGSKRNIDLKIAQNWPSKNFPNVDTEYLVKKKAAQVRSLNFSKLLGNGILHTKFWIIDRKHFYIGSANMDWRALTQVKELGIVAFNCSCLAEDLGKVFDVYWSLGTPDAVVPDSWPSKLNTDINMEHPVNISDAQHNYGAYITSSPPPLSPQGRTDDSNAIVSIIESAEEFVYISVMEYEPMCTFTHKLSFWPKIDDAIRKAALENKVKVKLLISWWKHSAPSEDYFLRSLTDLSQAYPRVDLQVKRFVVPSTPEQDKIPFGRVNHNKYMVTDRTAYIGTSNWSGDYFISTAGVAFVFQDQTHDGSFQNLTRDIRKDLQEVFERDWNSPYAVPLRRL; encoded by the exons ATGGGCTACCTAATTTCTTTTGTTAAATACTTGTTGGAATATTTTAAG ACTGTGCTAGAATCTGGGAGTGTGGGGAACGCGTCGTCGTCTGATGAAGAATTGGAGCAGTGGGAACAGATATTCATGATGCGAGATGAAAATGGAAATAGTTATAATGACAA AAGAAAAAAACGCAGTATATGGTGTCGTCCATCATGCATCCCAGTTTCCATAGTAATAGTTCTAATAGTGTTGGTCGTGTTGGTACCTCTGCTCGACCAACCCAACATTGTGCATATGAACGCCACCATCGCTGCAGTTTCTTTACATTGCTCAGATGAGTGTAG gttATCATTAGTTGAAAGTATACCGGAGGGGCATATGTACCCTCCCAATGTGACGCATTTACCTACGAAAAATGTGTGGTTAGACTTGATAGATGAAGCTCAAACCAGGATAGAAATAGCGTCGTTTTATTGGACTCTTAGATATAATGAAGAATATCCTTATAATTCCTCTATAGAG ggTGAGCAAGTGTTCCAAGCATTATATGCTGCCGGGTCAAAAAGaaatatagatttaaaaatTGCTCAAAATTGGCCCAGTAAAAATTTTCCTAATGTAGATACAGAATATTTAGTTAAGAAGAAAGCTGCACAG GTGCGGAGTTTAAACTTTTCAAAGTTACTAGGCAATGGGATTCTCCATACAAAGTTTTGGATCATCGATAGAAAACACTTCTACATCGGTAGTGCAAACATGGACTGGCGTGCGCTTACGCAG gtgAAGGAGTTGGGTATAGTCGCGTTCAACTGTTCCTGCCTAGCAGAGGACTTGGGGAAAGTCTTTGAT GTTTACTGGAGCTTGGGCACTCCAGATGCGGTGGTACCGGACAGCTGGCCTTCGAAGCTGAACACTGACATCAACATGGAACACCCTGTGAACATATCCGACGCGCAACACAACTATGGCGCTTATATCACT AGTTCGCCGCCGCCGCTAAGTCCGCAGGGTCGCACGGATGACTCGAACGCGATCGTGTCCATCATCGAGTCGGCGGAGGAGTTTGTCTACATCTCGGTTATGGAGTACGAGCCTATGTGTACCTTCACGCATAAGCTGTC ATTTTGGCCTAAAATAGACGACGCGATCCGCAAGGCGGCTCTAGAGAACAAAGTGAAGGTAAAGCTACTGATCAGCTGGTGGAAACACTCGGCGCCCTCAGAGGACTACTTCCTCCGCTCACTCACCGACCTGTCGCAGGCTTACCCCAGAGTTGATCTACAAGTG AAACGCTTCGTAGTCCCATCAACACCAGAACAAGACAAGATTCCTTTCGGGCGAGTGAACCACAATAAATACATGGTGACTGACCGTACTGCATACATTGGCACATCCAACTGGTCCGGAGATTACTTCATAAGTACCGCCGGCGTCGCCTTCGTATTCCAAGACCAGACTCATGATGGAAGCTTCCAGAATCTTACGAGAGACATAAGGAAAGATCTTCAAGAAGTCTTCGAAAGAGACTGGAACTCTCCCTACGCGGTCCCCTTAAGACGGTTATAG
- the LOC124633646 gene encoding 5'-3' exonuclease PLD3-like isoform X4, with translation MMRDENGNSYNDKRKKRSIWCRPSCIPVSIVIVLIVLVVLVPLLDQPNIVHMNATIAAVSLHCSDECRLSLVESIPEGHMYPPNVTHLPTKNVWLDLIDEAQTRIEIASFYWTLRYNEEYPYNSSIEGEQVFQALYAAGSKRNIDLKIAQNWPSKNFPNVDTEYLVKKKAAQVRSLNFSKLLGNGILHTKFWIIDRKHFYIGSANMDWRALTQVKELGIVAFNCSCLAEDLGKVFDVYWSLGTPDAVVPDSWPSKLNTDINMEHPVNISDAQHNYGAYITSSPPPLSPQGRTDDSNAIVSIIESAEEFVYISVMEYEPMCTFTHKLSFWPKIDDAIRKAALENKVKVKLLISWWKHSAPSEDYFLRSLTDLSQAYPRVDLQVKRFVVPSTPEQDKIPFGRVNHNKYMVTDRTAYIGTSNWSGDYFISTAGVAFVFQDQTHDGSFQNLTRDIRKDLQEVFERDWNSPYAVPLRRL, from the exons ATGATGCGAGATGAAAATGGAAATAGTTATAATGACAA AAGAAAAAAACGCAGTATATGGTGTCGTCCATCATGCATCCCAGTTTCCATAGTAATAGTTCTAATAGTGTTGGTCGTGTTGGTACCTCTGCTCGACCAACCCAACATTGTGCATATGAACGCCACCATCGCTGCAGTTTCTTTACATTGCTCAGATGAGTGTAG gttATCATTAGTTGAAAGTATACCGGAGGGGCATATGTACCCTCCCAATGTGACGCATTTACCTACGAAAAATGTGTGGTTAGACTTGATAGATGAAGCTCAAACCAGGATAGAAATAGCGTCGTTTTATTGGACTCTTAGATATAATGAAGAATATCCTTATAATTCCTCTATAGAG ggTGAGCAAGTGTTCCAAGCATTATATGCTGCCGGGTCAAAAAGaaatatagatttaaaaatTGCTCAAAATTGGCCCAGTAAAAATTTTCCTAATGTAGATACAGAATATTTAGTTAAGAAGAAAGCTGCACAG GTGCGGAGTTTAAACTTTTCAAAGTTACTAGGCAATGGGATTCTCCATACAAAGTTTTGGATCATCGATAGAAAACACTTCTACATCGGTAGTGCAAACATGGACTGGCGTGCGCTTACGCAG gtgAAGGAGTTGGGTATAGTCGCGTTCAACTGTTCCTGCCTAGCAGAGGACTTGGGGAAAGTCTTTGAT GTTTACTGGAGCTTGGGCACTCCAGATGCGGTGGTACCGGACAGCTGGCCTTCGAAGCTGAACACTGACATCAACATGGAACACCCTGTGAACATATCCGACGCGCAACACAACTATGGCGCTTATATCACT AGTTCGCCGCCGCCGCTAAGTCCGCAGGGTCGCACGGATGACTCGAACGCGATCGTGTCCATCATCGAGTCGGCGGAGGAGTTTGTCTACATCTCGGTTATGGAGTACGAGCCTATGTGTACCTTCACGCATAAGCTGTC ATTTTGGCCTAAAATAGACGACGCGATCCGCAAGGCGGCTCTAGAGAACAAAGTGAAGGTAAAGCTACTGATCAGCTGGTGGAAACACTCGGCGCCCTCAGAGGACTACTTCCTCCGCTCACTCACCGACCTGTCGCAGGCTTACCCCAGAGTTGATCTACAAGTG AAACGCTTCGTAGTCCCATCAACACCAGAACAAGACAAGATTCCTTTCGGGCGAGTGAACCACAATAAATACATGGTGACTGACCGTACTGCATACATTGGCACATCCAACTGGTCCGGAGATTACTTCATAAGTACCGCCGGCGTCGCCTTCGTATTCCAAGACCAGACTCATGATGGAAGCTTCCAGAATCTTACGAGAGACATAAGGAAAGATCTTCAAGAAGTCTTCGAAAGAGACTGGAACTCTCCCTACGCGGTCCCCTTAAGACGGTTATAG